One stretch of Candidatus Hydrogenedens sp. DNA includes these proteins:
- a CDS encoding C45 family autoproteolytic acyltransferase/hydrolase, with protein sequence MKRKIKFLLPVLFVIVVLIAGFYFWLYPIRGPKENVDVQKAFLEEVEGTKVLHLKGTPYEMGFQRGVLLKDVVRKSLTRFDELLELAKREVGLPKFAAKLILDITWRLCSPHIPPRYERELEGLADGAGVKLQDLRRVHVVSVITERGCSSFAVWGEATTDGKLYHGRNFDWIMEAGIQDTAVLFCYEPEGLNSFVSVGYACAIGVLSGMNMRGVSIAQIGATNKDRRIDGIPLEFLLRRILEEASTLDKASDIIKSARHTVGYNYVIADGDDNRALAFETCAHHVAIFTDNDPKETVEYAIPIPNAVMRADEAMDPRIRSLQTCANAPNMPYGSNSYDHRYKGMATRIKENYGKIDQNIALEILKAVAMVNVNLHSVLYCPTDLELWVAHAKGKEDAAKQPYIHYKMKELFDPNRKNNAKIIQ encoded by the coding sequence ATGAAACGGAAAATTAAATTTCTTCTACCTGTCCTATTTGTTATTGTTGTGTTAATCGCTGGATTTTATTTTTGGTTATACCCGATACGTGGACCAAAAGAGAACGTGGATGTGCAAAAGGCTTTTTTAGAAGAAGTGGAAGGCACAAAGGTTCTTCACTTAAAAGGAACACCTTATGAAATGGGGTTTCAACGTGGTGTATTGCTGAAAGATGTGGTTCGTAAAAGTTTAACACGATTTGACGAACTTCTGGAATTGGCAAAAAGGGAAGTGGGACTACCAAAATTTGCGGCGAAGTTAATTTTAGACATAACATGGCGTTTATGTTCACCTCATATTCCACCAAGATATGAACGTGAACTGGAAGGATTGGCTGATGGTGCAGGTGTAAAATTGCAGGATTTACGGAGAGTTCATGTCGTTTCTGTTATTACAGAACGGGGTTGCAGTTCTTTTGCAGTGTGGGGAGAAGCAACTACCGATGGCAAATTATATCATGGCAGAAATTTCGACTGGATTATGGAAGCAGGTATTCAGGACACTGCAGTCCTCTTTTGTTATGAACCTGAAGGGCTAAACTCTTTTGTTTCGGTTGGCTATGCCTGTGCAATCGGGGTATTGTCAGGAATGAACATGCGTGGCGTATCCATCGCTCAAATTGGTGCAACCAACAAAGACCGACGTATTGATGGCATTCCACTGGAATTCTTACTCCGCCGTATCCTTGAAGAGGCTTCAACATTAGATAAGGCCTCCGACATTATCAAATCTGCACGGCATACCGTTGGATATAACTATGTAATTGCGGATGGAGATGATAATCGTGCACTGGCATTTGAAACCTGTGCTCATCATGTCGCTATTTTTACCGATAATGACCCAAAGGAAACTGTTGAGTATGCTATTCCCATCCCAAATGCAGTTATGCGTGCAGATGAGGCAATGGACCCGAGAATTCGCTCCTTACAAACCTGTGCCAATGCACCAAACATGCCTTACGGTTCTAATTCTTATGACCACCGATACAAAGGGATGGCAACACGGATTAAGGAAAATTACGGCAAGATTGACCAGAACATAGCCCTTGAAATCCTGAAGGCTGTTGCAATGGTCAATGTTAACCTTCATAGCGTTTTATATTGCCCGACAGACCTTGAATTATGGGTAGCACACGCTAAAGGGAAAGAAGACGCCGCAAAACAACCATACATCCATTATAAGATGAAAGAACTATTCGATCCCAACCGCAAAAATAATGCAAAAATCATTCAATAA
- the rpsF gene encoding 30S ribosomal protein S6, whose amino-acid sequence MSLRTYEALFIVSPEVEDDDVQAIARETENLVVKSGGVIVRSEVWGRRRLAYKVKKFTEGIYILIRFQSPPNFIARLENYFRLSEQIIRYIVVYFDEKTLRLEAEQEQRRKELLEAGYGQQSDLDKENLTPIPTHIEEDEEEEE is encoded by the coding sequence ATGTCATTACGAACTTACGAAGCGCTGTTCATCGTCAGCCCGGAAGTGGAAGACGATGACGTCCAGGCGATAGCCCGCGAGACCGAGAATTTGGTCGTAAAGAGCGGAGGGGTTATCGTGCGCTCCGAAGTATGGGGTCGACGGAGATTAGCTTACAAGGTCAAAAAGTTTACGGAAGGTATCTACATTTTGATACGTTTCCAATCTCCTCCCAACTTTATAGCGCGACTGGAAAATTATTTCCGCCTTAGTGAACAAATTATTCGTTACATCGTCGTGTATTTTGACGAGAAGACGCTCCGTCTGGAAGCGGAACAAGAACAGAGACGCAAAGAGCTATTAGAAGCAGGCTATGGACAGCAATCAGATTTAGACAAAGAAAATCTTACCCCAATTCCGACTCATATTGAAGAGGATGAGGAGGAAGAGGAATAA
- a CDS encoding ABC transporter ATP-binding protein: MTERITTSNSSTTLPKKGDTIPAVCIRDMYFTYQKEYILENVNLDIFAREFVSIIGPNGSGKTTLLKLMLGLLQPQKGNILIFGEKPERNRDRIGYVPQYFQLDMSFPATVLEVVLMGLVHKQQWLRFSASAREKARDALDIVGLGSLSKEMFCNLSGGQRQRVLIARALVSQPKILLFDEPTAHVDTVAEKNLMDLLKQISRELTVILVSHDLGVVSEYVDTVVCVNRTVQKHPTNELTGAIIRELYGSHIELVHHGFIHTQERHNHE, translated from the coding sequence ATGACAGAAAGAATAACAACAAGTAATTCATCAACCACATTACCTAAAAAAGGGGATACTATTCCAGCGGTTTGTATACGGGATATGTATTTTACTTATCAAAAAGAGTATATCCTTGAAAATGTAAATCTGGATATATTTGCTCGGGAATTTGTTTCTATTATAGGTCCTAACGGCAGTGGCAAAACGACCCTATTAAAACTCATGTTAGGACTTTTACAACCTCAAAAAGGGAATATCCTCATTTTTGGTGAGAAACCAGAGAGAAATCGTGACCGAATCGGCTATGTACCACAATATTTCCAGTTAGATATGTCTTTCCCAGCGACCGTATTAGAAGTCGTTTTAATGGGGTTAGTCCACAAACAGCAATGGCTACGTTTTTCAGCCTCTGCGAGGGAAAAAGCCCGAGATGCATTAGATATTGTGGGGTTAGGTTCATTATCGAAAGAAATGTTTTGTAATCTTTCAGGAGGCCAACGCCAACGTGTATTAATTGCCCGTGCCCTAGTGAGCCAGCCGAAAATTCTTCTGTTTGATGAACCTACAGCACATGTAGATACAGTTGCAGAAAAGAATTTGATGGATTTATTGAAGCAAATTAGCCGTGAGTTAACAGTTATTTTGGTTTCCCATGACTTAGGGGTTGTTTCCGAATATGTAGATACAGTTGTGTGCGTTAATAGAACCGTCCAGAAACATCCAACAAATGAGCTTACTGGTGCGATTATCCGAGAATTGTACGGTAGCCATATTGAGTTGGTTCATCATGGATTTATTCACACTCAGGAGCGACATAACCATGAATGA
- the recG gene encoding ATP-dependent DNA helicase RecG encodes MGAKKNLASTYPHHWDVSISELPEIGKSRERRLNQMGIYTVKDLLLYPPRRYEDRRNICTINSIRNGNKYTLLVTVEKARRIFLSKGIQQARVMFKDDTGNLEAIFWGRGYLINYVFQTGKKFFLYGSIEKFNSRFVMNNPEYEEYVPEEESIHTSRLVPIYTVTEGISLRSFRRWIYEVLTQILIDDTLSEEFINARGFMTLQDAIRKLHFPDSIEEIEQARQRLAYDEVLKLQKEWLTWRTTNLASEHICRHRINGSLLKTFQKSLPFSLTNAQKRVIDEVLHDMSSNKQMLRLIQGDVGCGKTLVAVHALLSAVDSGYQTVLMAPTEILAEQHYLNIQHFLNVLPVQVALLTGSVRNAKEIRQKIANGKVNIVIGTHALIQDTTQFQNLGLVVIDEQHRFGVMQRKKLRMKGQAPDILYLTATPIPRTLALTVYGGMDISIIDELPSGRKPVKTHIVREEKREDLLNFIIKQAQNGFATYWVCPSIEESTHKENLKPLFNIYETLRNGAFSTLRTDLLHGRLSFNEKAEVMNRLGKGEIDVLFCTTVIEVGVDIPHATTLVIENADCFGLAQLHQLRGRVGRSSYDSFCFLVPTSLNSAGIERLKILCQTNNGFEIAEQDLLLRGHGELGGLRQAGMSDLKFIDFSHDLQIIQQARNDAQILVCKR; translated from the coding sequence ATGGGTGCAAAAAAGAATCTCGCATCTACATATCCACATCATTGGGATGTATCAATTTCAGAACTTCCAGAAATTGGTAAAAGCCGTGAACGGCGACTAAATCAGATGGGTATTTATACCGTGAAGGACCTATTGCTCTACCCACCTCGTAGGTATGAAGACCGAAGAAATATTTGCACCATTAACTCAATTAGAAACGGCAATAAATATACCTTGTTGGTAACGGTTGAAAAGGCAAGGCGTATTTTTCTATCGAAAGGTATTCAACAAGCACGGGTTATGTTCAAAGATGATACGGGCAACTTAGAGGCAATTTTTTGGGGAAGAGGCTATCTTATTAATTATGTGTTTCAAACGGGAAAGAAATTTTTCTTATACGGTTCTATCGAAAAATTTAATTCCAGATTCGTGATGAATAATCCAGAGTATGAAGAGTATGTTCCTGAAGAAGAGAGCATCCACACTTCCCGTTTAGTGCCTATTTACACCGTAACTGAGGGTATTTCGCTTCGCTCATTTCGTAGATGGATTTATGAAGTATTGACGCAAATTTTAATTGATGATACATTATCTGAAGAATTCATCAATGCCCGTGGATTTATGACGTTACAAGATGCCATAAGAAAACTACACTTCCCAGATTCTATCGAAGAGATAGAACAGGCACGCCAACGTTTAGCCTATGATGAAGTGTTGAAATTACAAAAAGAATGGTTAACATGGAGAACAACAAACCTCGCATCAGAACATATATGTAGACATAGAATTAATGGTTCACTTCTTAAAACATTCCAAAAAAGCCTTCCCTTTAGTTTGACTAATGCACAGAAACGGGTTATAGATGAAGTATTACATGATATGAGTTCAAATAAACAAATGCTGAGGCTTATTCAAGGCGATGTCGGTTGTGGCAAAACACTGGTGGCTGTACATGCCTTACTCTCTGCTGTAGATAGTGGCTATCAAACTGTTTTAATGGCTCCTACTGAAATATTGGCAGAACAACACTATTTAAATATTCAACATTTCCTTAACGTCCTACCTGTTCAGGTAGCATTACTCACAGGTTCTGTAAGGAATGCTAAAGAAATACGTCAAAAGATAGCCAATGGTAAGGTAAATATTGTCATTGGAACCCATGCTTTAATTCAGGATACGACACAGTTCCAAAATTTAGGGTTGGTCGTAATTGACGAACAGCACCGTTTTGGAGTGATGCAGAGGAAAAAATTGCGAATGAAGGGTCAGGCTCCCGATATTTTATATCTCACTGCAACACCTATTCCGCGAACTCTCGCCCTAACTGTTTATGGAGGTATGGATATTAGTATCATTGACGAATTACCATCAGGTAGAAAACCTGTTAAGACTCATATTGTCCGTGAAGAAAAAAGAGAGGATTTACTGAACTTTATAATAAAGCAGGCTCAGAACGGTTTTGCCACCTATTGGGTTTGCCCAAGCATTGAGGAATCAACTCATAAGGAGAACCTTAAACCTTTATTCAATATCTATGAAACACTGCGTAACGGTGCTTTTTCAACATTACGAACAGACTTGCTCCATGGGAGGTTATCTTTTAATGAGAAAGCAGAGGTAATGAATCGCCTTGGAAAAGGAGAAATTGATGTCTTGTTCTGTACCACAGTCATTGAGGTTGGTGTTGATATTCCACATGCTACTACACTTGTTATAGAAAATGCTGATTGTTTTGGACTTGCTCAGCTTCACCAATTACGCGGTCGAGTTGGGAGAAGTTCTTATGATTCGTTTTGTTTCTTGGTACCTACCTCCCTTAATTCCGCTGGTATCGAACGATTAAAAATTCTATGTCAAACAAATAATGGATTTGAAATTGCTGAACAAGACCTGCTTCTCCGCGGGCACGGTGAACTTGGTGGCTTACGACAAGCAGGTATGTCTGACCTTAAATTTATCGATTTTAGCCATGACTTGCAAATTATTCAACAGGCAAGAAATGATGCCCAAATATTGGTATGCAAGAGATAG
- the rsmA gene encoding 16S rRNA (adenine(1518)-N(6)/adenine(1519)-N(6))-dimethyltransferase RsmA yields MKNQNHREIENAPCISAPHNSSVHVDKPPLRDLCRQYNIRLKKRLGQNLLLDDNIHRIMIEAGGLNKEDAVIEVGAGLGALTWHIVHYAGRVLAVEIDPSFMPCLENRFGHLPHVKLFRGDILNHEISDLIDTFLPGASHYKMLSNLPYYITTPVLFHFLECSVNFERIVVMVQYEVGARMSAIAGTKDYGVLSLAIQSLYHVDLVHFVPRTCFVPRPEVDSCIVRLRKINPPIISLEKRKHVLQVIHACFSQRRKNLKNALGKSPLLQLPMSSVLEGLQIAGIDPTRRAETLTWDDFVRLTEIFETLRSEKEKSQNLSH; encoded by the coding sequence ATGAAAAATCAAAATCACCGGGAAATAGAAAACGCACCTTGTATATCTGCTCCCCATAATAGTTCTGTCCATGTAGATAAGCCTCCCCTTAGAGATTTGTGCAGGCAGTATAACATACGACTTAAAAAGCGATTAGGACAGAATTTGCTTTTAGATGATAATATTCACCGCATTATGATTGAAGCGGGAGGGTTAAACAAAGAAGATGCTGTCATAGAAGTAGGCGCTGGACTGGGTGCTTTAACATGGCATATTGTTCACTATGCAGGTAGAGTTTTAGCCGTAGAAATAGACCCTTCTTTTATGCCTTGTCTGGAAAACCGTTTTGGTCATTTACCACATGTAAAATTATTTCGGGGAGATATTCTAAATCACGAAATCTCAGATTTGATAGATACATTTTTACCAGGTGCAAGCCATTACAAAATGCTTTCAAATCTCCCTTATTACATTACAACCCCAGTATTATTTCATTTTTTAGAGTGCTCTGTAAATTTTGAACGAATTGTGGTTATGGTCCAATATGAGGTTGGTGCACGAATGTCTGCTATTGCTGGGACAAAGGACTATGGAGTTCTGAGTTTGGCAATTCAATCCCTTTACCATGTGGATTTAGTCCACTTTGTTCCACGAACCTGTTTTGTCCCACGTCCAGAGGTGGACAGTTGTATTGTCCGTTTACGAAAGATTAACCCACCTATAATATCGCTCGAAAAACGGAAACATGTATTACAGGTTATTCATGCTTGCTTCTCACAACGGAGAAAGAACCTTAAAAATGCATTAGGGAAATCTCCCTTGTTGCAATTACCAATGTCATCGGTTCTGGAAGGGCTTCAAATTGCAGGAATTGACCCTACACGGCGAGCTGAAACACTCACCTGGGACGATTTTGTACGACTAACAGAGATTTTCGAAACATTAAGGTCAGAAAAAGAAAAATCGCAAAACCTCTCTCATTAA
- a CDS encoding zinc ABC transporter substrate-binding protein: MKMRLYTCIFFALVFNLFSPFCLWAIEEGNVYYAGIPPVAGILDRLILPQEQVQVICASNVNPHTFDISPSQLQKLTHAKAFFHTNFPYELKIVKTLETTKNNVQCVDVTQNVHWREERIHSHYEHRLSQQYGGNNDLHCWLSPENLKIMSFTIYSTLVRNNPEKKDVYQVNYKKWLSDLEEIDKKIKEILLPHKGKRFFVYHPAFGYFAESYGLHEVYIEMEGKTPSPKQMQTLFEQMKREGTRVIFIQPQFDPKPAEIIANAIGGRVEVMNDFERDVLNQFLFIAEKISDSYK, from the coding sequence ATGAAAATGCGATTGTATACTTGTATATTTTTTGCACTGGTTTTTAATTTATTCAGCCCATTTTGTTTATGGGCAATAGAGGAAGGGAACGTTTATTATGCAGGGATTCCACCAGTTGCAGGGATTCTTGACCGTCTTATACTTCCACAGGAGCAGGTGCAGGTAATATGTGCTTCCAATGTGAATCCTCATACCTTTGATATATCCCCATCACAATTGCAGAAACTGACACATGCCAAAGCATTTTTTCATACCAACTTTCCTTACGAATTGAAGATTGTAAAAACATTGGAAACCACGAAAAACAATGTGCAATGTGTGGATGTTACGCAGAATGTCCACTGGCGGGAAGAGCGTATTCATTCTCACTACGAACATAGGCTTTCTCAACAGTATGGAGGAAATAATGATTTGCATTGTTGGCTTAGTCCCGAAAACTTAAAGATAATGTCTTTCACTATATACTCAACGTTAGTCAGGAATAATCCCGAAAAGAAAGATGTATATCAGGTGAATTATAAAAAATGGCTAAGTGACCTTGAAGAGATAGATAAAAAAATCAAAGAGATATTATTGCCTCATAAAGGAAAACGTTTTTTTGTATATCATCCTGCTTTTGGTTATTTTGCGGAATCGTATGGTTTGCACGAGGTTTATATTGAGATGGAAGGGAAGACTCCATCGCCAAAACAAATGCAAACACTATTCGAACAGATGAAGAGAGAAGGGACTCGGGTAATTTTTATTCAACCTCAATTTGACCCAAAACCCGCAGAGATTATTGCAAATGCTATTGGAGGGAGAGTGGAGGTGATGAACGATTTTGAACGGGATGTGTTAAATCAATTTTTGTTCATTGCGGAGAAAATATCCGATTCCTATAAATAA
- a CDS encoding CopG family transcriptional regulator, with amino-acid sequence MSSEPQVISFKADKALWEALEGMTNRSEFIRNAILMALDNVCPLCGGTGLISASQRNHLQNFLKHHEVVICKECNQRHLTCTHTPKK; translated from the coding sequence ATGAGTTCTGAACCGCAAGTTATTTCATTCAAAGCAGACAAAGCCCTTTGGGAGGCATTAGAAGGAATGACGAACCGCTCTGAATTTATTCGCAATGCTATTTTAATGGCACTGGATAATGTTTGCCCTCTGTGTGGTGGAACAGGTTTGATTTCAGCATCACAGAGAAATCATTTACAGAATTTTTTAAAACATCACGAGGTTGTTATTTGCAAAGAATGCAATCAACGACATTTAACCTGCACTCATACACCAAAGAAGTAA
- the rpsR gene encoding 30S ribosomal protein S18 yields the protein MAHISAKAKSKIRMKRLKRRKKKRIFRKKVSRLSLERIVYIDYKDTNLLRHYITERGKIIPRRITGATAKQQRMLNRAIKLARQIALLPFVAE from the coding sequence ATGGCACACATCTCTGCAAAAGCAAAATCAAAGATTCGAATGAAACGACTAAAAAGACGTAAGAAGAAGAGAATATTCCGCAAAAAGGTGAGTCGTTTATCATTAGAACGGATAGTATATATTGATTACAAAGATACCAATCTTTTAAGACATTACATAACTGAACGTGGAAAAATTATACCTCGACGGATTACAGGTGCGACAGCGAAGCAACAACGAATGTTAAATCGTGCTATCAAATTAGCACGACAGATTGCACTGCTTCCTTTTGTCGCAGAATAA
- the lipB gene encoding lipoyl(octanoyl) transferase LipB, translating to MMKDCEFKVVIFNKPQDYQSIYQLQLEQKENLHLGSNTEYLYLLEHLPVFTAGRQFKQEHLLIPLNLCRERGIDFYHIDRGGDITYHGPGQLVGYPIIDLNRHKITVHQYLRKLEDIIIETLHTFHIQATTLKPLTGVWVQDRKICAIGIGVKNGITWHGFSINLTVDLTPYQWIVPCGISDKPVTSLQKEIGTSSCPTKDEFLKVLLPIFFRQFGIEHFSIINS from the coding sequence ATGATGAAAGATTGTGAATTCAAAGTCGTTATTTTTAATAAACCACAGGACTATCAGAGTATATATCAACTCCAATTAGAACAAAAAGAAAACCTTCATTTGGGCTCTAATACAGAATACCTTTATCTACTTGAGCATTTGCCAGTATTCACCGCAGGGAGACAGTTCAAACAAGAGCATTTACTAATTCCACTAAATCTGTGTCGGGAACGAGGTATTGATTTCTATCATATAGACCGTGGAGGCGATATTACCTATCATGGCCCAGGACAACTCGTTGGTTATCCCATCATAGACCTTAACCGACATAAAATAACAGTTCACCAATATCTACGTAAACTGGAAGACATCATTATTGAGACCTTACATACCTTTCACATCCAAGCCACAACCTTAAAACCTTTAACAGGTGTTTGGGTTCAAGACCGAAAAATTTGTGCTATTGGCATCGGTGTTAAGAATGGAATTACATGGCATGGGTTTAGCATTAATCTTACCGTAGACCTGACTCCATATCAGTGGATAGTCCCTTGTGGAATTAGTGATAAACCCGTAACCTCATTACAAAAGGAAATTGGTACATCCTCCTGTCCTACCAAAGACGAATTCTTAAAGGTATTATTACCTATTTTTTTCAGACAATTTGGCATTGAGCATTTCTCTATTATAAATTCCTAA
- the ssb gene encoding single-stranded DNA-binding protein, whose protein sequence is MSDVRVPDLNIVLIAGRVVREPDFRTTPSRRSVARFTIAHNRRYRMKDGSFKEETVFANIVVWDRQAEYASQQLRKGRPVLVEGRLRLDEWEDRATGQRRSRLEIVAWRVSPLDWVPAEGESFDVEEFPPDEERGSYPDASPNQGKVPPQNNINHFPEDDVPF, encoded by the coding sequence ATGTCAGATGTGAGGGTTCCCGATTTAAACATAGTTCTGATTGCGGGTCGGGTAGTCCGTGAACCTGATTTTCGCACAACACCCAGTAGAAGGTCAGTTGCGCGGTTTACCATAGCCCACAATCGTCGATACCGTATGAAAGACGGAAGTTTCAAAGAAGAAACGGTTTTTGCAAACATTGTGGTTTGGGACCGTCAAGCTGAATACGCAAGTCAACAATTGCGGAAAGGTAGGCCTGTTTTGGTTGAAGGTCGGTTGAGATTGGATGAGTGGGAAGACCGTGCTACAGGGCAACGTCGGTCACGTCTTGAAATCGTTGCATGGCGAGTTAGTCCCCTCGATTGGGTACCCGCGGAAGGTGAATCTTTCGACGTTGAGGAGTTTCCACCTGATGAGGAAAGAGGCTCGTATCCAGATGCTTCCCCAAATCAGGGGAAAGTTCCCCCTCAAAATAACATCAACCATTTTCCAGAAGACGATGTTCCGTTTTAA
- a CDS encoding histidine kinase dimerization/phospho-acceptor domain-containing protein produces the protein MNELLTQVIQQLESGIIIVDKDGSVLIANPSAVRFLKLPQEIDLQKCNIFEVKELSPFVNIYCEILASKKPVIRKRIIISGQGKDIVLGLNGSPIMEEGNLLGVVFLFTDLTDIEKIQQELEMYKQLEHIGELTAEMVHEFRNPLSVISGITEFLIDKFSTNSDLVSNLKYILGETEQINLLIARYLSFAKLKEINIEKQTTDYIIQRAISLCSNIIKKYNATIDVEEIPKPLRFIFADSEKLAGALSNLIRNAVEGQYEQQRIWVRLSVYEKEGEIVFRIEGAEPFSLENTEEIDLADSYADRKKGGTRIELSALRFIILAHRGWIRSYQRKPLGIAYEIGIPLNLRENISIDTTKLSEADNV, from the coding sequence ATGAATGAATTATTAACACAGGTTATACAACAATTAGAAAGTGGCATTATTATCGTAGATAAGGATGGAAGCGTTTTAATTGCAAATCCATCCGCAGTAAGATTTCTAAAACTACCTCAAGAAATAGATTTGCAAAAGTGTAATATCTTCGAAGTCAAAGAGTTATCTCCTTTCGTAAATATCTATTGTGAGATACTCGCAAGTAAAAAACCCGTTATACGAAAAAGAATAATTATTTCTGGACAAGGTAAAGACATAGTTTTGGGCTTAAATGGCTCTCCAATCATGGAGGAAGGCAACCTTCTCGGGGTTGTATTTTTATTTACCGATTTAACAGATATTGAAAAGATTCAACAAGAATTAGAAATGTATAAACAATTAGAACACATCGGCGAATTGACAGCGGAAATGGTACATGAATTTCGTAATCCTTTAAGTGTTATTTCAGGAATTACTGAATTTTTAATTGATAAGTTCTCTACTAACTCAGATTTGGTCAGTAATTTGAAATATATATTAGGCGAAACGGAGCAAATAAATCTTTTAATTGCTCGATATTTAAGTTTTGCAAAACTTAAAGAAATAAATATAGAGAAACAAACTACTGATTATATTATTCAACGGGCTATCTCGCTTTGCTCTAATATTATCAAGAAATATAATGCGACTATCGATGTAGAAGAGATACCTAAACCACTCAGGTTCATATTTGCAGATAGCGAAAAATTAGCTGGTGCCTTATCCAATCTAATCCGCAATGCTGTTGAGGGGCAATATGAACAACAGAGGATTTGGGTTCGTCTCTCGGTCTATGAAAAGGAAGGAGAGATAGTGTTTCGTATTGAAGGAGCTGAACCGTTCTCACTGGAAAACACGGAAGAAATTGATTTGGCTGATAGCTACGCTGATAGGAAAAAGGGAGGGACAAGAATAGAACTTTCCGCGTTACGTTTCATTATATTAGCCCATCGTGGGTGGATACGTTCCTACCAACGAAAACCATTAGGTATTGCATACGAAATTGGAATACCATTAAATCTACGAGAAAATATATCCATTGATACTACCAAACTATCCGAAGCTGATAACGTATAA
- a CDS encoding metal ABC transporter permease codes for MNELWHTFIDPNFPFLRYVFVSGILASISFGIVGSYVVTKNMVSLVGAISHSVLAGVGLALFLQHRYQIGFITPFYGALFAGILSAIIISLVSKYITGRQDAVIGAIWAVGMAIGMVFLAYTPGYVDPMSYLFGSTMLITKNEIKNLIFLDIIILAIAFVYYPQFWAYCFDEEFARVRNVPVMFLNMLLLIMSAVTVVMMMPMVGIILVLAQLSLPVLIAEQFVSRLSLLMLGSIILCMLTSTIGLMGSYKLDLPAGPVIVLTSMSIYILVYLFKLIKKTINKISP; via the coding sequence ATGAATGAACTATGGCATACATTCATTGACCCTAATTTTCCATTTCTAAGATATGTCTTTGTATCGGGGATATTGGCAAGTATTAGTTTCGGCATCGTCGGCTCGTATGTTGTTACTAAAAATATGGTTTCATTGGTAGGTGCCATATCTCATTCTGTGCTTGCTGGGGTCGGTTTGGCTCTATTCCTTCAACATCGATACCAGATAGGCTTTATTACACCTTTTTATGGGGCACTATTCGCAGGTATACTATCCGCTATTATTATTTCTTTGGTATCTAAATACATTACAGGGAGACAAGATGCGGTTATCGGTGCCATCTGGGCTGTTGGGATGGCGATAGGGATGGTATTTTTAGCATATACCCCTGGCTATGTTGACCCGATGAGTTATCTTTTCGGTAGCACCATGCTTATTACAAAGAATGAAATAAAGAATCTTATCTTTTTGGATATTATCATTCTTGCTATTGCTTTTGTATATTATCCTCAGTTCTGGGCTTATTGTTTTGATGAGGAATTTGCCCGTGTGAGGAATGTTCCTGTCATGTTTCTGAATATGCTTTTACTAATTATGTCTGCGGTTACAGTGGTGATGATGATGCCTATGGTTGGAATTATTCTTGTCTTGGCTCAATTGTCTCTTCCCGTACTAATTGCAGAGCAATTTGTATCACGTCTCTCATTATTAATGTTGGGCTCCATTATCCTTTGTATGTTGACCAGTACTATAGGACTCATGGGCAGTTATAAACTTGACCTACCCGCTGGGCCCGTTATCGTCCTTACCTCCATGAGTATCTATATCCTTGTATACCTCTTCAAATTAATAAAGAAAACTATAAACAAAATCTCTCCATAA